CTATTCCCAAAACCCAAAACTTCATTTAGGAGTGCCCTTACAATTTGGGTAAGGTGGGTTCAGTTAAGGAGTGCCCTCCCCtaatgtttttttctttttttttttgaattttctaaAACTAAATAATAACACCACAAAAATTAACAGACTTATAAAAGAACTCGGAGCAAACACAACTACGCCGCAAATAACTAGGGTTTGATTAATTGCAACAAACGACGCAATAAACAAAAGTATTCTCAAATTAAACACTCAACTTACAATCAATCTCAAGTCTCCATCAAAACACAACACGAAATTGAGGTGCATCAGAGCCGCTAGCCGGCAAAATCTCCCAACGGCAGGGCTCAAGCTCGTCAGAAACAGGGCAATAGCCGGCAAGAGTCACCTTATCGGAAGACGCAGCAACAGAACCGAATTCGAATACCGTGACGTCAACGTTGGAAGCAGGTCGCGAGACCTCAACGGCGCCGTTCATGTCCGGAAGTTCATCAGTTGCTTTTTCTGTTGATACAATGGGCTTGGGTTTGTCGGTGGTGGTGATACTGCCGCCGGCCGAAGCAGGTTCCTTGTTGCCTTTGAACCAAGAAAGGAGACCCATCAGGTTTTCTGATATTGCAACAGATGAATGAGGAGTAGATAGAGAGAGGCCTCTCTCTATGTTCGGTGATTTATATCGAGAGATTTTCAAATAGGCCCTCAAACTATGAGCACACTTGCAAATTACCTTAGGACCAAATTTTTAATGATCGGTATGCTATCGGCTGTGTTTGAACCCTTGAGTTACTAGATAGTACATATAGGatcatatatttttatattttattgttttctttaaTTGTGATCCTCCCCATATTTAGAGGAGTCATTTACGGGATTAGTAATCTCTATATATTCCTTtgttattgtaacacctcgaaattttgtgtccaatgatgtgttaacacgtgtcatttgtttacacgtggcatctataataaataaaggactaattttgacaaaccttgaaagtatatataaattcgagggttataaatgtcaacaagggtaaatatactgtatagtatccctaaataatgcttaaaccttcaaacgaataaattatagatcgtacaaaaataaaacgcggaagaaagtgagagattacaaactacaggggttaactgtgtcaacatgtttaataatacctctgagtgaccctttaacgttccaaagactttgtaacggtattataccctcactaaaataatatatataaatttcgcgaagtttcgatatgaaacgaggaAGTTACGATCGagttcgtagaagaagggttaaaagcgtcaacagtgaaagataaggctttccaaaataattaataaataaaccggggacttaataatgcgggtaattaacacgaggcccctatcggtaaataaccgagggccaaaccgcaaagttaccccttcaaaaccgaaaggtcagatgaatcattacgaaagatttcgttattaatggccagattcagtaatcattacaaaaagatttaaaatcctgaaatcttaaccttaggcgacccgcgtgaagtttaagcattagttgaggcgggccgcgagcctcctaaataacgcgtctgttatatgaactttaggcgacccgcgtaaaagaagcatggaatgtccatgcgggccgcgtaaagtgcccagatgcagaatggttgtaactacttggcttttggagcttgtgaacgatcatgcacataattatggggcatggtgTCACGGGCCAAATGTTTGAAGATCGCAATGCTATGGGCTGTGCTTGAACGCTTGGGTTACTGGCTAGTCCTGGACTTTATCGGGGGACGGAGTCAGTGTCAATGAAGAGGTGTACGTGCCTAGTCGTGCAAACGACGAACGCACCACTGGTCGAGAGCTGGCGCCGCTCTCCTGATGAGTCCAAGGCAGGACGAAACCAGTGACCCACACAAAGAAGCGGGATGGATTGGCTTGTCCTCGGGGACTTGGGGACGCCACACGGGGGTCGAAAACTAACTCCGTGACAACGTGGTATCAGAGCAGAACGATTCTCGGATACGTTGGAACGTGACTCTTAACCAAATGAGCTTAACATTTAGAGTATGGTTGCGCAATGGTGGTGGGAGAAGACCAAATATGGGTTTGCTTCGGCAAAGGTCTTTGTACTCCGCGAGTATGGGATCGTGAGAGCCGCTCAAGTATAGTTGCAGTGAAGCCCTCCGTGTTATGTTCAAAAATCTACGGTCCAAGCAGCGCCGTAAAAAGGAAGTTTTGTGAAAGCTGCTACAATTATTCAGGTTCCCCGTATTCCTGAAACAAGGTGAATCATCGGCACCTAATCCGATGCGGCGGACGTCAGCGCCACTTAAAACCAAAACTGACGTACTATATTGAACATGCACGACAGAAGATCATTGTTGCTGTGCTTTCGGGTGTCCTACCCTCCCAAAGTGAATCATGCTCAACATAAGGGGATCATGCATTGTCAAGTATGCGAGCTGGTATGGGACGGCGAGCATGCACGAGGACGTGCATGAAATGGTGGTGGGAGAGTGTCACGGGCCAAATGTTTGAAGATCGCAATGCTATGGGCTGTGCTTGAACGCTTGGGTTACTGGCTAGTCCTGGACTTTATCGGGGGACGGAGTCAGTGTCAATGAAGAGGTGTACGTGCCTAGTCGTGCAAACGACGAACGCACCACTGGTCGAGAGCTGGCGCCGCTCTCCTGATGAGTCCAAGGCAGGACGAAACCAGTGACCCACACAAAGAAGCGGGATGGATTGGCTTGTCCTCGGGGACTTGGGGACGCCACACGGGGGTCGAAAACTAACTCCGTGACAacgggcaccctatgctcaacccatacacttaggggacatctacccatcagctCTGGACTGATTGTAGTGCTTGGAATGATCATAAGTTGCttcctttggctataaatagccacaccttgtgcataacaaatcacacaacacaaaacacttacaactgatcatttcaagagctccctagcattctcttctgttctctaatcaagagttaacttctgtaagtcgttcataaccattttggtttcacatttccatggttatagcctataaacgcaaccgtcgtaactaacggttgtcattgcaatatcttgcaaatgattcagtcttatgacgaatcaaaaatggttatgagttggtatttatgtgggtattaaacctctaaaagggttccccctgatcacac
This genomic stretch from Helianthus annuus cultivar XRQ/B chromosome 8, HanXRQr2.0-SUNRISE, whole genome shotgun sequence harbors:
- the LOC110873698 gene encoding uncharacterized protein LOC110873698 — protein: MGLLSWFKGNKEPASAGGSITTTDKPKPIVSTEKATDELPDMNGAVEVSRPASNVDVTVFEFGSVAASSDKVTLAGYCPVSDELEPCRWEILPASGSDAPQFRVVF